From Methanoculleus sp. SDB, the proteins below share one genomic window:
- a CDS encoding ABC transporter permease yields the protein MTAFLRPTPKTCLIAGAIAAGVVLPLLPVTNLYILTVLILMLIFIIYASAWNLLTYSGQGSLGHAAFFGLGGYASSLIALQSGLSPYITIFAGAAFSALIGLLIGLTCVRLREWFLAMVTFGFAIIIQTVIVSMLSPVTGGWDGYAVPKLIASTIPYHLLWEYYSILIVTILSLMAIHLVLKSRIGLALAAIRENELEARAAGIDPVKFKLLAFTISAYIAGIAGALEIHHFGYITPEIFGVNLSFWPVIYSITGGLGTLAGPVIGTIVVSLLWDGLNAAGLTYERYIIIGALLILTIIYLPRGLVSLVEKYGRMVDSGRNPR from the coding sequence ATGACGGCGTTCTTGCGGCCAACCCCGAAAACCTGCCTGATCGCCGGGGCAATCGCCGCCGGCGTCGTGCTTCCCCTGCTTCCCGTGACAAATCTCTACATCCTGACAGTCCTGATCCTGATGCTGATCTTCATCATCTATGCCTCCGCATGGAACCTGCTCACCTATTCCGGACAGGGTTCGCTCGGCCATGCGGCGTTCTTCGGCCTCGGCGGCTATGCATCGTCCCTGATTGCATTGCAGAGCGGCCTCTCGCCCTATATCACTATCTTCGCCGGTGCGGCATTCAGCGCCTTGATCGGGCTGCTCATCGGGCTCACATGCGTACGCTTGCGGGAATGGTTCCTCGCCATGGTTACCTTCGGGTTTGCCATTATCATCCAGACAGTCATCGTGAGCATGCTTTCGCCGGTTACCGGGGGGTGGGACGGCTATGCGGTTCCGAAACTGATCGCGAGCACCATTCCCTACCATCTTCTCTGGGAGTACTACTCCATCCTCATCGTCACCATCCTCTCCCTCATGGCAATTCATCTGGTTCTGAAATCACGAATCGGCCTTGCACTCGCGGCAATCCGGGAGAATGAACTGGAGGCACGGGCGGCAGGCATCGATCCCGTGAAGTTCAAACTGCTCGCATTCACCATCAGCGCCTATATCGCCGGTATTGCAGGGGCGCTTGAAATCCACCATTTCGGCTACATAACGCCGGAGATCTTCGGCGTGAATCTCTCGTTCTGGCCGGTCATCTACTCCATCACCGGTGGCCTCGGAACACTTGCGGGGCCGGTCATAGGGACGATTGTCGTGAGTCTTCTCTGGGACGGGCTCAATGCCGCGGGGCTTACCTATGAGCGGTATATCATCATCGGCGCACTTCTTATCCTGACGATCATCTATCTCCCGCGGGGTCTTGTCTCGCTCGTGGAGAAGTACGGAAGAATGGTGGATAGCGGCCGGAATCCGCGGTAA
- a CDS encoding ABC transporter permease — translation MDIGILIQVVFWGLYAGCIYILLATGLNLIFGVMKIVNFAHGEFLMVGAYITFIFVALTGFNPYVLLFATMPVLIVTGIIIERLCFRPILGTGKLNEIFVSLGLIYIFQNAVALIWTDEWRIIQSPFVDVTVSLGVLELPLDYLIIIILTVAILSGLYVFLRKTHLGKAIRATSQNRKGAMLMGINVERMDMISFGIGTGLAAAAGTLWAVSGQVFNPYMGSIPAIKAFAIVILGGLGSIPGAIVGGLLYGIVENMTTFTLGGAWKDAISFVLLIIVLIFRPTGLFGEEGE, via the coding sequence ATGGACATCGGCATTCTTATTCAGGTCGTATTCTGGGGGCTGTATGCCGGCTGCATCTACATCCTTCTTGCCACCGGCTTGAACCTCATCTTCGGCGTGATGAAGATCGTGAATTTCGCACACGGCGAATTTCTCATGGTTGGTGCGTACATCACCTTTATCTTCGTCGCACTGACGGGGTTCAATCCCTACGTGCTGCTCTTCGCCACGATGCCGGTCCTTATCGTCACCGGAATCATCATCGAACGCCTCTGTTTCCGCCCGATCCTCGGCACGGGGAAGCTGAATGAAATTTTCGTCAGCCTCGGGCTGATCTATATTTTCCAGAACGCCGTCGCCCTCATCTGGACCGACGAATGGAGAATTATCCAGAGTCCTTTTGTCGATGTCACCGTCTCACTCGGCGTGCTGGAGCTGCCCCTCGACTACCTGATCATCATCATTCTCACCGTTGCAATTCTCTCCGGCCTCTACGTCTTTCTTCGGAAAACGCATCTCGGCAAGGCCATCAGGGCGACCAGCCAGAACAGGAAGGGTGCCATGCTCATGGGCATCAATGTCGAACGAATGGACATGATCAGTTTCGGCATCGGGACCGGGCTGGCCGCCGCGGCGGGCACACTCTGGGCGGTGAGCGGGCAGGTCTTCAATCCGTACATGGGATCAATTCCGGCGATTAAAGCGTTTGCAATCGTTATCCTGGGTGGTCTCGGCAGCATTCCCGGCGCCATCGTCGGGGGGCTCCTGTACGGAATCGTGGAAAATATGACGACATTCACGCTCGGAGGAGCATGGAAAGATGCGATATCGTTTGTTCTCCTCATCATCGTGCTCATTTTCCGGCCGACCGGGCTCTTCGGGGAGGAGGGTGAATGA
- a CDS encoding ABC transporter substrate-binding protein, which yields MTMSRKFPMIVAIIVIAIACAGCSEQTTTPEAIRVGVVASMTGSASSTGNDIWQSALLAAEEINANGGVYVADIGKSLPIRVIQGDDESTREGGMKAVSKLITQDNVDLLVGGFSSAVVMAHQSIVADYGVPYIISGASSTAVSNRDDIDTSYMFYLRPSSDDSSIVTTLFAGNVLRPAINEKFGFSDDRPLRLAIIYQDSPYGKGHQSAIHATIENNDLNVDVVSEESFMMGESDFRTILTAVKAKQPDAVYAVTFLNEQIPLVQQARRDVGLDTIFLTIEPNDDPDYYSGVGRYGEFSLLESRFSPYAVPNGPTASAVTDFVAAFDARWNGFPGMMGAATYEAVYVAAEAIENAGTLDKTAVRDALDAIEMPQMIEAMKNGVITFSDDYRVSAFDLYMSQLIWDESAGEPRPRIIWPDSLKETDLVIPDWYTPGSD from the coding sequence ATGACTATGAGCCGTAAATTTCCGATGATAGTCGCAATCATTGTGATTGCCATAGCATGTGCAGGGTGCAGTGAACAGACCACGACACCCGAGGCGATCCGGGTCGGTGTCGTGGCGTCGATGACCGGCTCTGCAAGTTCGACGGGGAACGACATCTGGCAGTCGGCCCTTCTCGCTGCAGAAGAGATTAACGCGAACGGGGGCGTCTATGTCGCGGACATAGGCAAAAGCCTTCCTATCAGAGTGATCCAGGGCGATGACGAATCCACTCGCGAGGGAGGCATGAAAGCTGTTTCGAAGCTTATTACCCAGGATAATGTCGACCTGCTCGTCGGCGGGTTCTCGAGTGCGGTCGTCATGGCCCACCAGTCAATCGTCGCCGACTACGGGGTGCCCTATATTATCTCCGGGGCTTCCAGCACCGCTGTGTCGAACCGGGACGACATCGACACCTCATACATGTTCTATCTTCGCCCCTCGTCCGACGATTCCTCGATCGTGACCACGCTCTTTGCCGGCAATGTCCTTCGCCCGGCAATCAACGAGAAATTCGGGTTTTCGGACGACCGGCCGCTGAGGCTCGCCATCATCTACCAGGACAGCCCGTACGGGAAAGGCCACCAGAGCGCCATTCATGCGACCATCGAAAACAACGACCTGAATGTCGACGTGGTTTCGGAAGAGAGCTTTATGATGGGAGAGTCTGATTTCAGGACTATTCTCACGGCTGTCAAGGCGAAGCAGCCGGATGCCGTTTATGCGGTCACGTTCTTAAACGAGCAGATTCCGCTTGTCCAGCAGGCGAGAAGGGATGTCGGGCTTGACACGATCTTCCTGACCATCGAGCCCAATGACGACCCCGACTATTACAGCGGCGTCGGCCGGTACGGCGAATTCTCGTTGCTCGAGAGCCGGTTCAGCCCGTATGCAGTGCCGAACGGACCGACGGCATCTGCGGTCACGGATTTTGTGGCAGCCTTCGATGCCCGGTGGAACGGCTTCCCCGGCATGATGGGCGCTGCGACCTACGAAGCGGTATATGTCGCGGCAGAGGCCATTGAGAATGCCGGGACCCTCGACAAGACGGCGGTGCGTGACGCACTCGACGCGATTGAGATGCCCCAGATGATCGAGGCCATGAAAAACGGGGTGATCACCTTTTCGGATGACTACCGCGTAAGTGCGTTTGATCTCTATATGTCCCAGCTGATATGGGATGAGAGTGCCGGTGAGCCGCGGCCCAGAATTATCTGGCCGGACAGCTTAAAGGAAACGGATCTCGTCATCCCCGACTGGTACACGCCGGGGAGTGACTAA
- the prpE gene encoding propionate--CoA ligase (catalyzes the formation of propionyl-CoA using propionate as a substrate; PrpE from Ralstonia solanacearum can produce acetyl-, propionyl-, butyryl- and acrylyl-coenzyme A, and Salmonella enterica produces propionyl- and butyryl-coenzyme A; not expressed in Escherichia coli when grown on propionate/minimal media; ATP-dependent), whose amino-acid sequence MAGGEVRATAYDTAYRDSIEDPGGFWGQAARDVHWFRQWDTVLDDSDTSFSRWFSGGVLNTCYNALDMHVEQGRGEQAALIYDSPVTDTVRRYTYRELLDIVARCAGGLTDLGVGYGDRVVIYMPMVPEAVVAMLACARIGAIHSVVFGGFAARELAARIADARPKVVLSASCGIEINRIISYKPLLDSAIAMSEHKPDHCVILQRPEHLAALTGERDRDWETLRHARPVPCVPVTATDPLYILYTSGTTGVPKGILRDNGGHLVALKWSMRNIYDISPGEVFWAASDVGWVVGHSYIVYAPLASGCTTILYEGKSVGTPDPGAFWRVIEEHGVSALFTAPTAFRAIKREDPNGEYIRKYDLSGFRTLFLAGERCDPDTLRWAAELLHVPVIDHWWQTETGWAIGANAVGLGMLPVKPGSCTKPVPGYVVHVLDEHGRPVPPMTTGNIAIRLPLPPGCLSTLWNNHGDYTRTYLSEYPGYYHTGDAGYIDEDGYLWIMSRTDDIINTAGHRLSTGAMEEVIASHPDVAECAVAGVADPVKGEIPIGLVVLKAGAGRETEEIRAELIQRVRDTIGPIASFKVVGIVRRLPKTRSGKILRGTIKKMADGESFSVPPTIEDPAVLDEIRAVLSRIGFPRR is encoded by the coding sequence ATGGCAGGCGGGGAAGTTCGTGCGACCGCGTATGATACGGCATACCGGGATTCCATCGAGGATCCCGGCGGATTCTGGGGTCAGGCTGCAAGGGACGTGCACTGGTTCAGGCAGTGGGATACGGTCCTTGATGATTCGGATACCTCGTTCTCCCGGTGGTTTTCCGGCGGAGTCCTGAACACCTGTTATAATGCACTCGACATGCACGTCGAACAGGGACGGGGCGAACAGGCCGCCCTGATCTACGACAGCCCGGTTACGGATACGGTCCGGCGATACACCTACCGGGAGCTGCTCGACATAGTGGCACGGTGTGCCGGAGGGCTCACGGATCTCGGAGTCGGGTACGGGGATCGTGTCGTCATCTATATGCCGATGGTTCCGGAGGCAGTTGTGGCGATGCTCGCCTGCGCACGGATTGGCGCGATCCATTCGGTCGTATTCGGGGGCTTTGCCGCACGGGAGCTCGCAGCGCGGATCGCCGATGCACGGCCGAAGGTCGTGCTGTCGGCCTCATGCGGCATCGAGATCAACAGGATCATATCCTACAAGCCGCTCCTCGATTCCGCTATCGCGATGTCGGAGCACAAGCCGGATCACTGTGTGATCCTCCAGAGGCCCGAACACCTCGCAGCCCTGACCGGCGAAAGGGACCGCGACTGGGAGACGCTCCGGCATGCCCGGCCGGTTCCGTGCGTGCCGGTCACGGCAACGGACCCCCTCTATATTCTCTACACCTCCGGGACAACCGGCGTTCCGAAGGGCATCCTCCGGGACAACGGGGGGCATCTGGTCGCCCTGAAATGGAGCATGAGGAATATCTACGATATCAGTCCCGGAGAGGTCTTCTGGGCCGCATCCGACGTCGGGTGGGTGGTCGGGCATTCGTATATCGTCTATGCGCCGCTCGCAAGCGGGTGCACGACCATCCTGTACGAGGGGAAATCGGTGGGAACTCCCGATCCCGGCGCATTCTGGAGGGTGATCGAGGAGCACGGCGTGTCCGCACTCTTCACGGCACCGACCGCATTCCGGGCCATCAAGCGGGAAGACCCGAACGGTGAATACATCCGAAAATATGACCTCTCCGGATTCAGGACGCTCTTTCTTGCGGGAGAACGGTGTGATCCCGACACGCTCCGGTGGGCAGCCGAGCTCCTTCACGTCCCGGTCATCGACCACTGGTGGCAGACCGAAACGGGATGGGCGATCGGGGCGAATGCGGTCGGTCTCGGCATGCTGCCGGTAAAACCGGGATCCTGCACGAAGCCTGTGCCGGGGTACGTCGTCCACGTGCTCGACGAACACGGGCGGCCGGTACCCCCGATGACAACCGGAAACATCGCCATCAGGCTGCCGCTGCCCCCGGGGTGCCTTTCAACGCTCTGGAACAACCACGGGGATTATACGCGGACGTACCTCTCGGAATACCCCGGCTACTACCATACCGGCGATGCCGGCTATATCGATGAAGACGGATACCTGTGGATCATGAGCCGGACGGACGATATCATCAATACCGCAGGCCATCGCCTCTCGACCGGGGCGATGGAGGAGGTGATCGCATCCCACCCCGATGTGGCCGAGTGCGCCGTGGCAGGGGTGGCGGACCCGGTCAAGGGAGAAATCCCGATCGGCCTTGTCGTCCTGAAAGCAGGAGCAGGGAGGGAGACGGAGGAGATACGTGCTGAGCTGATCCAGCGCGTGCGGGATACGATCGGACCGATTGCGTCCTTCAAAGTCGTGGGCATCGTGCGGAGGCTTCCCAAAACGCGGTCAGGCAAAATCCTCAGGGGCACGATAAAAAAGATGGCCGACGGCGAATCCTTCTCCGTCCCGCCGACTATCGAGGACCCGGCGGTGCTTGACGAGATCCGGGCCGTGCTCAGCCGGATCGGGTTTCCCCGCCGGTGA
- a CDS encoding GCN5 family acetyltransferase, with the protein MPTVTIEKVDHASFDEFLNLIQKLAEYEHLAPPDDGAKERLKADALSARPRYEAYLGYVDGIAVGYVTFYFTYSTFLARPTLFLEDIFVLEAHRNTGIGRALFDFCRGEAARRGCVRLDWTVLTWNEPAIRFYERCGGIRQDWYLYRIEGDRF; encoded by the coding sequence ATGCCGACCGTCACCATCGAAAAAGTGGATCATGCCAGTTTCGACGAATTCCTGAATCTCATACAAAAACTTGCGGAGTACGAACATCTCGCGCCACCCGACGACGGGGCGAAGGAGCGGCTGAAAGCCGACGCCCTTTCCGCCCGCCCACGCTACGAGGCATATCTTGGATACGTCGACGGCATCGCGGTGGGGTACGTCACGTTCTACTTCACCTACTCGACGTTCCTCGCCCGCCCCACACTCTTTCTGGAGGATATCTTCGTGCTCGAAGCGCACAGGAATACGGGCATCGGGAGAGCTTTGTTTGATTTCTGCCGCGGAGAAGCCGCCCGCCGGGGGTGCGTGAGGCTGGACTGGACGGTGCTCACATGGAACGAGCCGGCCATCAGGTTCTACGAGCGCTGCGGAGGGATACGGCAGGACTGGTACCTGTACCGGATAGAGGGTGACCGGTTCTGA